One Ardenticatenales bacterium genomic region harbors:
- a CDS encoding ATP-dependent helicase — MMPAPPEPPPLPEPPTPRLRPAQVEILKYEGGLMAVSAVPGSGKTFTLTQLASQLIAQGRIDIGAQQEILIVTYLNASVDTFKARIRKQLLQMGLPPVGFDVRTLHSLGLEVMRHAGGVLDGDDNITVMDEVQSTYYLTQAVDVWIEANSRWWHQFIPEDSPQAKARWREVTEQTARTFIRTAKNERYRPPQILARLNEMDSQGQMYPLVWVLAGIYDQYQRTLERQGVYDFDDLIWLATEQLRRSEELAAHLRHRWPYVLEDEAQDSVPLQEVLLTALTGENGNWVRVGDPNQAITSTFTAAHPRFLMDFLDRPDVADRPLPNSGRSAPVIFAAANEIVHWVCDNHPVPEVRRYTFRRQNIQPTPPGDAQPNPEQIGEGITIRAYKHREDEELPSVAQLAVRYLEKYPDHNAAILVPTHNLGHQLAEHLDRLKAPYDNLLRGGVRTREIAAALHAMLALLANPLDTRALPNVHASLMEIGHPAAQSPGTNEADLRRFEAILRGVFRPEALIYPRNEAEMLTAVPANVARPEDIACLERLAAFLQRVFELRPLPIDDLVLALSDELFAETWMAEGARASHEADLALAYELSNVLRRWRDTQPNWRLPELAAQLEDVAKGRRALQLSVTREEGYEPEPGRITLCTQHASKGLEWDAVFLVSVDGVWIPGNLDGHFLGVVDFLGEEDPTAEASAQLLHLMEGDAGIYPDRTATESAHIDVISERLRLLYVGITRARRYLHISRSRATRRRGIDQPTEPATVMGVLYQFLQRRKKSRDFSGK; from the coding sequence ATGATGCCCGCGCCCCCAGAACCGCCCCCCCTCCCTGAGCCGCCGACCCCGCGATTGCGCCCGGCGCAGGTGGAAATCCTCAAGTACGAGGGTGGCCTGATGGCCGTCAGCGCCGTGCCCGGTAGCGGCAAGACGTTCACGCTGACGCAACTTGCCAGCCAGCTCATCGCCCAGGGGCGCATTGACATCGGCGCGCAGCAAGAAATCCTCATCGTCACGTACCTCAACGCCAGCGTGGACACCTTCAAGGCGCGCATTCGCAAGCAGCTTTTACAGATGGGGCTGCCACCGGTGGGCTTCGACGTGCGCACGCTGCACAGCCTGGGACTGGAGGTGATGCGGCACGCGGGCGGGGTGCTGGATGGGGACGACAACATCACGGTGATGGACGAGGTGCAGTCCACTTACTACCTGACGCAGGCGGTAGACGTGTGGATTGAGGCCAACAGCCGCTGGTGGCACCAGTTTATCCCCGAGGACAGCCCGCAGGCGAAGGCGCGCTGGCGCGAGGTAACGGAGCAGACGGCGCGGACCTTTATTCGCACGGCGAAGAATGAGCGTTATCGCCCGCCCCAAATTCTGGCGCGGTTGAATGAGATGGATAGTCAGGGACAGATGTATCCGTTGGTATGGGTGCTTGCCGGCATTTACGACCAGTACCAGCGCACGTTGGAGCGCCAGGGCGTCTACGACTTCGACGACCTCATCTGGCTGGCGACGGAACAACTGCGCCGCTCCGAGGAACTGGCCGCGCACCTGCGCCACCGCTGGCCCTACGTGCTGGAAGACGAAGCGCAGGACAGCGTGCCCCTGCAAGAGGTGCTGCTGACGGCGCTGACCGGGGAGAATGGCAACTGGGTGCGCGTAGGGGACCCCAATCAGGCGATTACGAGTACGTTCACGGCGGCCCATCCCCGTTTTCTGATGGATTTCCTCGACCGCCCGGACGTGGCGGACCGCCCCTTGCCCAACTCCGGGCGCTCCGCTCCGGTCATTTTCGCGGCGGCCAATGAGATCGTGCATTGGGTGTGCGACAACCACCCCGTGCCCGAAGTGCGCCGCTACACGTTCCGCCGCCAAAACATTCAGCCCACGCCGCCAGGGGACGCGCAGCCCAACCCGGAGCAGATCGGAGAAGGGATCACCATTCGCGCTTATAAGCATCGTGAGGATGAGGAATTGCCGTCGGTGGCGCAACTGGCCGTGCGCTATCTGGAGAAGTACCCGGACCATAACGCGGCCATTCTTGTGCCCACGCACAATCTGGGACATCAGTTAGCGGAACATCTGGACCGCCTGAAGGCGCCCTACGACAACCTGCTGCGTGGCGGCGTACGCACGCGGGAGATTGCCGCCGCGCTGCACGCGATGTTGGCGCTGCTGGCGAACCCGCTGGACACGCGCGCGCTGCCAAACGTCCACGCCTCGCTGATGGAAATCGGCCATCCGGCGGCGCAATCGCCGGGCACGAATGAGGCGGATTTGCGCCGCTTTGAGGCGATTTTGCGCGGTGTGTTCCGCCCGGAGGCGTTGATCTATCCGCGAAATGAGGCGGAAATGTTGACGGCTGTGCCGGCAAACGTGGCTCGCCCCGAAGATATTGCCTGTCTGGAGCGCCTGGCCGCCTTCCTCCAGCGCGTCTTCGAACTGCGCCCGTTGCCGATTGACGACCTGGTGCTGGCCCTCAGCGACGAGCTGTTCGCCGAGACGTGGATGGCCGAAGGCGCGCGCGCATCGCATGAGGCGGACCTGGCGCTGGCGTATGAGCTTTCCAACGTGCTGCGCCGCTGGCGGGATACGCAGCCGAACTGGCGCTTGCCGGAACTGGCGGCGCAACTGGAGGATGTGGCCAAGGGGCGGCGGGCGTTGCAACTAAGCGTGACCCGCGAGGAGGGGTATGAGCCGGAACCGGGGCGGATTACGCTGTGTACGCAGCACGCCTCGAAGGGGCTGGAGTGGGACGCGGTGTTTTTGGTGAGCGTGGATGGGGTGTGGATTCCGGGGAACCTGGACGGGCACTTTTTGGGGGTGGTGGATTTTCTGGGGGAGGAGGACCCGACGGCGGAGGCGAGCGCGCAGTTGTTACATTTGATGGAGGGAGATGCCGGCATCTACCCCGACCGCACCGCCACCGAATCCGCCCACATTGACGTGATCAGCGAACGCCTGCGCCTGCTCTACGTGGGCATCACCCGCGCCCGCCGCTATCTGCACATCAGCCGCAGCCGCGCCACTCGTCGCCGCGGCATCGACCAGCCTACCGAACCCGCCACCGTCATGGGCGTTCTTTACCAGTTCCTCCAACGGCGGAAGAAAAGTCGTGATTTCTCTGGGAAATAG
- a CDS encoding GNAT family N-acetyltransferase — protein sequence MSVNIEPLTQLDAAALARVITGYTSGVRWVVRWEDAADSTRFVLTPEPLPEPITRRYDYLDEETVRRYRDGLAHGCSAGAFAAGSLVGVALAEPHFWNGSLWVWELHVADAFRGQGIGRRLVDWLAARAGDLGLRTIVCETQNNNAPAIAFYRRVGFQLEGVDVSYYTNEDWPDGDVAVFMKKRLPASD from the coding sequence ATGTCTGTCAACATTGAACCATTAACGCAATTAGACGCGGCGGCGCTGGCGCGGGTGATCACGGGTTACACGAGCGGGGTACGCTGGGTGGTACGCTGGGAGGACGCGGCGGACAGCACGCGCTTTGTCTTGACACCGGAGCCGCTGCCCGAACCAATCACGCGCCGCTATGATTATCTCGATGAAGAAACGGTGCGCCGCTACAGGGACGGGCTGGCGCACGGCTGTTCCGCCGGCGCGTTTGCCGCCGGGTCGTTGGTGGGCGTCGCGCTGGCGGAGCCGCATTTTTGGAACGGCAGCCTGTGGGTCTGGGAACTGCACGTGGCGGATGCTTTTCGTGGCCAGGGGATCGGGCGGCGGTTGGTGGATTGGCTGGCGGCGCGGGCCGGCGACCTCGGGCTGCGCACGATTGTGTGCGAAACGCAGAACAACAACGCGCCGGCCATCGCGTTCTATCGCCGCGTGGGGTTCCAACTGGAGGGGGTAGATGTGTCCTACTACACGAACGAGGACTGGCCGGACGGAGATGTGGCCGTTTTCATGAAAAAGCGACTACCCGCGTCGGATTAA